Proteins encoded together in one Branchiostoma lanceolatum isolate klBraLanc5 chromosome 11, klBraLanc5.hap2, whole genome shotgun sequence window:
- the LOC136444845 gene encoding complement factor B-like, which translates to MKSLKLALVLVVAAALVWESDAWWWRRRPTVSNRCSTPTTSTGVSRSGCWWPYRDGETCDFACAEGHERVSGNTSRTCESGSWSGEALVCERTSGCSSPPYPSGAWRSGCSYPYTEGEVCTYTCFSSWGQTSGNNTRTCTDGQWSGDILVCERTGGCNGWFPWWCR; encoded by the exons ATGAAGAG TTTGAAGCTCGCTCTCGTGTTGGTGGTGGCAGCGGCGCTGGTGTGGGAGTCGGACGCCTGGTGGTGGAGGAGACGTCCAACTGTCT CCAACCGTTGTTCTACGCCCACCACCTCCACCGGAGTCTCCCGTAGCGGCTGTTGGTGGCCATACCGCGACGGGGAAACCTGCGACTTCGCGTGCGCGGAGGGGCACGAGAGGGTTTCCGGAAACACCAGTCGCACCTGCGAGAGCGGCTCATGGTCCGGCGAAGCCCTGGTCTGTGAACGCACCT CGGGTTGCTCCTCGCCGCCCTACCCGTCGGGAGCCTGGCGCAGTGGCTGCTCCTATCCGTACACCGAGGGGGAGGTCTGCACCTACACCTGCTTCTCCAGCTGGGGCCAGACCTCCGGCAACAACACCAGGACCTGCACCGACGGACAGTGGTCCGGGGATATCCTGGTCTGTGAGCGCACGGGGG GATGTAACGGCTGGTTTCCCTGGTGGTGCCGTTAG
- the LOC136444653 gene encoding gastrotropin-like gives MPFDFEGSSGTWKVMKTSDNYSQVMQKLGMSPGNLEKLMQIGVWSEVKDLGDKYSFKSKMMGLEMDNTFKLGEECEQTDFAGTKRKVTFTVEGDDLVAVYPNFDGQGLHVRQTRTRTDQNTMRMTFKIGDLEGWNEAQKM, from the exons ATGCCGTTTGACTTTGAGGGATCGTCTGGCACCTGGAAGGTGATGAAGACGTCTGACAACTACTCACAGGTCATGCAAAAACTCG GAATGTCCCCTGGCAACCTCGAGAAGCTCATGCAGATCGGAGTTTGGTCAGAAGTCAAGGATCTTGGAGACAAGTACAGTTTCAAGTCTAAGATGATGGGCTTGGAGATGGACAACACATTCAAACTGGGAGAAGAGTGCGAGCAAACGGACTTCGCTGGCACCAAGAGGAAG GTTACCTTTACCGTGGAAGGAGATGATCTGGTAGCCGTGTACCCCAACTTCGACGGACAGGGGCTGCATGTCCGACAAACCCGAACACGGACGGACCAGAACACCATGCGCATG ACATTCAAGATCGGTGATCTGGAGGGCTGGAATGAGGCCCAAAAGATGTAG